In the Kitasatospora terrestris genome, one interval contains:
- a CDS encoding site-2 protease family protein: MSFASTRSRSEENRISPVFWVLVAVLATSAWGVATGTGNARFGLFLFVVAGWMVSLCLHEYAHARTALHGGDITVGAKGYLTLNPLKYGHVLLSFVLPVIFVMLGGIGLPGGAVYIDRHRIQGRWKHSLVSAAGPLVNVAFAVVLMLLARADLYGDSMLPEALAFLAFLQITAALLNLLPVPGLDGYGIVEPWLSYKTRRAVEPFAPYSMLVLFAVFWQTEARYWLSDAALWIMEQFGVRIGLVISGHDLFMFWQ, from the coding sequence ATGAGCTTCGCGTCCACTCGCAGCCGCAGCGAGGAGAACCGGATCAGTCCGGTCTTCTGGGTGCTGGTCGCCGTCCTCGCCACCTCGGCCTGGGGGGTGGCCACCGGGACCGGCAACGCGCGGTTCGGCCTCTTCCTCTTCGTGGTGGCCGGCTGGATGGTCTCGCTGTGCCTGCACGAGTACGCGCACGCGCGCACCGCGCTGCACGGCGGGGACATCACGGTCGGCGCCAAGGGCTACCTGACCCTCAACCCGCTGAAGTACGGGCACGTGCTGCTCAGCTTCGTGCTGCCGGTGATCTTCGTGATGCTCGGCGGCATCGGCCTTCCCGGCGGTGCGGTCTACATCGACCGGCACCGGATCCAGGGCCGGTGGAAGCACAGCCTGGTCTCGGCGGCCGGCCCCCTGGTCAACGTGGCCTTCGCGGTGGTGCTGATGCTGCTCGCCAGGGCCGACCTGTACGGCGACTCGATGCTGCCTGAGGCGCTGGCGTTCCTGGCGTTCCTGCAGATCACCGCGGCGCTGCTGAACCTGCTGCCGGTGCCCGGCCTGGACGGCTACGGGATCGTCGAACCCTGGCTGTCGTACAAGACCCGGCGTGCGGTCGAGCCGTTCGCGCCGTACAGCATGTTGGTGCTCTTCGCGGTGTTCTGGCAGACCGAGGCCCGTTACTGGCTGAGCGACGCGGCACTGTGGATCATGGAGCAGTTCGGCGTCCGGATCGGGCTGGTCATCTCCGGCCACGATCTCTTCATGTTCTGGCAGTAG
- the npdG gene encoding NADPH-dependent F420 reductase produces MTQPESVNAAAGPGRELPDVSALVVGVLGGTGDQGRGLAYRLAQAGQQVVIGSRTAERAAAAAEEIGLGVRGADNAACARESDVVIVAVPWDGHAETLTALRAELAGKIVVDCVNPLGFDKQGAYALQVPEGSAAQQAAALLPDSRVTAAFHHLSAVLLQDASLERIDTDVLVLGEERAATDVVQALAERIPGMRGVFAGRLRNAHQVEGLVANLISVNRRYKAHAGLRITDI; encoded by the coding sequence ATGACGCAACCCGAATCAGTGAACGCGGCGGCCGGACCCGGCCGTGAGCTGCCGGACGTCTCCGCCCTCGTGGTGGGTGTTCTCGGCGGCACCGGTGACCAGGGCCGGGGGCTGGCCTACCGGCTGGCCCAGGCCGGACAGCAGGTGGTGATCGGCTCCCGCACCGCCGAGCGGGCCGCCGCGGCGGCCGAGGAGATCGGCCTCGGGGTGCGCGGCGCGGACAACGCGGCGTGTGCCCGGGAGAGCGACGTGGTGATCGTCGCGGTGCCGTGGGACGGCCACGCCGAGACGCTGACCGCGCTCCGGGCCGAGCTGGCCGGGAAGATCGTGGTGGACTGCGTCAACCCGCTCGGCTTCGACAAGCAGGGCGCGTACGCGCTGCAGGTCCCCGAGGGCAGCGCGGCCCAGCAGGCCGCGGCGCTGCTGCCGGACTCCCGGGTCACCGCGGCCTTCCACCACCTCTCGGCGGTGCTGCTGCAGGACGCCTCGCTGGAGCGGATCGACACCGACGTGCTGGTGCTCGGCGAGGAGCGGGCCGCGACCGACGTCGTGCAGGCGCTGGCCGAGCGGATCCCCGGGATGCGCGGGGTCTTCGCGGGACGGCTGCGCAACGCCCACCAGGTCGAGGGTCTGGTCGCGAACCTGATCTCGGTCAACCGTCGTTACAAGGCGCACGCCGGGCTGAGGATCACGGACATCTGA
- a CDS encoding MFS transporter, translated as MRPDLTPWRSSRDFRLLWTSGCVTSFGSFLTYVAVPLQIKQLTGSTLAVGLAGAFELVPLIVFGLWGGALADALDRRKLVLRSEAGLGLLSALLLVNALLPTPLLWPIYLVGMLVAALDGLQRPALDSLTPRIVPHDQLTAAFALNSLYRNVGSVAGPPLAGVIVVVAGVQTAYLLDVASFGLSLLLLARMRAVPPSTGADKPSLQAIATGVKYAWSRKDLLGTYAIDIVAMLFAYPVAIFPFLASELHADWALGLLYAATAVGALLVSATGGWTSHVHRHGRMLLVSALGWGAAMTVAGLVGNIWLVLLCLLIAGGADQISGTARSTMWNQSIPDELRGRLAGVELLSYSVGPQLGQVRAGGMASLAGVRASVWTGGVACVVGVLALAAALPKLLAYDDRTDSNALAVRAQHEALAAATAAPGSAAPDPGAPGPDAPDPAASDAATPGSGASDAGIDPVDPVDPVHPVGSRV; from the coding sequence CTGCGGCCGGACCTCACGCCCTGGCGGTCCTCCCGGGACTTCCGGCTGCTGTGGACCTCGGGCTGCGTCACCTCCTTCGGCAGCTTCCTGACCTACGTCGCCGTCCCGCTGCAGATCAAGCAGCTGACCGGCTCCACCCTCGCGGTCGGCCTGGCCGGCGCCTTCGAACTGGTGCCGCTGATCGTCTTCGGCCTCTGGGGCGGTGCCCTCGCCGACGCCCTGGACCGCCGCAAGCTCGTCCTGCGCTCCGAAGCCGGCCTCGGCCTGCTCTCCGCGCTCCTGCTGGTGAACGCGCTGCTCCCCACGCCCCTGCTGTGGCCGATCTACCTGGTCGGCATGCTGGTCGCGGCCCTGGACGGCCTCCAGCGCCCGGCCCTCGACTCGCTCACCCCGCGGATCGTCCCGCACGACCAGCTCACCGCCGCCTTCGCGCTCAACTCGCTCTACCGCAACGTCGGCTCGGTCGCCGGACCGCCGCTCGCGGGTGTGATCGTGGTCGTCGCCGGCGTGCAGACCGCGTACCTCCTGGACGTCGCCAGCTTCGGCCTCTCCCTGCTGCTGCTCGCCCGGATGCGCGCCGTCCCGCCGTCCACCGGCGCCGACAAGCCCTCGCTGCAGGCCATCGCGACCGGCGTGAAGTACGCCTGGAGCCGGAAGGACCTGCTCGGCACCTACGCCATCGACATCGTGGCGATGCTCTTCGCCTACCCGGTGGCGATCTTCCCCTTCCTCGCCTCCGAGCTGCACGCCGACTGGGCGCTCGGACTGCTCTACGCCGCCACGGCGGTCGGTGCGCTGCTGGTCTCCGCGACCGGCGGCTGGACCTCGCACGTCCACCGGCACGGCCGGATGCTGCTGGTCTCCGCGCTCGGCTGGGGCGCCGCGATGACCGTCGCCGGACTGGTCGGCAACATCTGGCTGGTGCTGCTCTGCCTGCTGATCGCCGGCGGCGCCGACCAGATCAGCGGCACCGCCCGCTCCACCATGTGGAACCAGTCCATCCCGGACGAGCTGCGCGGCCGCCTGGCCGGCGTCGAACTGCTCAGCTACTCGGTCGGTCCGCAGCTCGGCCAGGTCCGGGCCGGCGGCATGGCCTCGCTGGCCGGCGTCCGGGCCTCCGTCTGGACGGGAGGCGTGGCCTGCGTGGTCGGTGTCCTCGCGCTCGCCGCCGCGCTTCCCAAGCTGCTCGCCTACGACGACCGCACCGACTCCAACGCGCTCGCCGTCCGCGCCCAGCACGAGGCCCTGGCGGCCGCCACCGCCGCCCCGGGCTCCGCCGCACCCGACCCTGGCGCACCCGGCCCCGACGCACCCGACCCCGCTGCCTCGGACGCCGCCACCCCGGGCTCCGGAGCCTCGGACGCCGGCATCGACCCGGTCGACCCGGTCGACCCGGTCCACCCGGTCGGCTCCCGCGTGTGA
- the map gene encoding type I methionyl aminopeptidase, giving the protein MALVPGILSPTRKVPAHIARPEYVGRPAPAPYTGPEVQTAETVEKMRIAGRIAARAMEEAAKLIEPGVTTDQLDAVAHEYMCDHGAYPSDLGYRGFPKSICTSINEVICHGIPDSTVLEDGDIVNIDATAFIHGVHGDLNATYLCGNVDEESKLLVERTREALNRAIKAVRPGRQVNVIGRVIESYAKRFGYGVVRDFTGHGINTSFHSGLIIPHYDSERATETIKPGMTFTIEPMLTLGTHDYDIWQDGWTVVTKDRKRTAQFEHTLVVTADGAEILTLP; this is encoded by the coding sequence ATGGCTCTGGTACCCGGCATCCTGTCCCCCACCCGCAAGGTCCCCGCGCACATCGCGCGCCCCGAGTACGTGGGCAGGCCCGCGCCGGCCCCGTACACCGGGCCCGAGGTGCAGACCGCCGAGACCGTCGAGAAGATGCGGATCGCCGGCCGGATCGCCGCCCGCGCCATGGAGGAGGCCGCCAAGCTGATCGAGCCGGGCGTCACCACCGACCAGCTCGACGCGGTCGCCCACGAGTACATGTGCGACCACGGCGCGTACCCGTCCGACCTCGGTTACCGCGGCTTCCCCAAGTCGATCTGCACCTCGATCAACGAAGTGATCTGCCACGGCATCCCGGACTCGACCGTCCTGGAGGACGGCGACATCGTCAACATCGACGCCACCGCGTTCATCCACGGCGTGCACGGCGACCTCAACGCGACGTACCTGTGCGGCAACGTCGACGAGGAGTCCAAGCTGCTGGTCGAGCGGACCCGCGAGGCGCTCAACCGGGCGATCAAGGCGGTCCGCCCGGGCCGGCAGGTCAACGTGATCGGCCGGGTCATCGAGTCGTACGCCAAGCGCTTCGGCTACGGGGTGGTCCGCGACTTCACCGGCCACGGGATCAACACCTCGTTCCACTCCGGCCTGATCATCCCGCACTACGACAGCGAGCGGGCCACCGAGACGATCAAGCCCGGCATGACCTTCACCATCGAGCCGATGCTCACCCTCGGCACCCACGACTACGACATCTGGCAGGACGGCTGGACGGTCGTCACCAAGGACCGCAAGCGCACCGCCCAGTTCGAGCACACGCTGGTCGTCACCGCCGACGGTGCGGAGATCCTCACCCTCCCGTAG
- a CDS encoding bifunctional DNA primase/polymerase, translating to MEASSRWTTWWRRDRRPSREVTGGDAASRLDLLLGAVRAGFPVAPAAHPAGHRCSCDRVGCPAPAQHPVSFAWQSQATTDAEQLARWLSRDPQANFVTATGRAHDVLDVPAEAGRLALERLDALGVGGPVAAVGDDRYLFFTATRGTPADEDEWWTSALDSTPDTMSEHPGLRWHCRGSYTLLPPAALPDGSEVRWLRGPEQSLPDPLRVLDVLTDACTEVGAVAEEQWLIG from the coding sequence ATGGAAGCCAGCAGTAGGTGGACGACCTGGTGGCGGCGTGACCGGCGGCCGAGCCGCGAGGTCACCGGTGGGGACGCGGCTTCGAGGCTGGACCTGCTGCTCGGCGCGGTTCGGGCGGGATTCCCGGTGGCGCCCGCGGCGCATCCGGCGGGGCACCGGTGTTCCTGTGACCGGGTGGGATGTCCGGCGCCCGCCCAGCACCCGGTGTCCTTCGCGTGGCAGTCGCAGGCGACCACGGACGCCGAGCAGCTGGCGCGCTGGCTGTCCCGCGACCCGCAGGCGAACTTCGTGACCGCGACCGGCCGCGCGCATGACGTGCTGGACGTCCCGGCGGAGGCCGGGCGGCTGGCCCTGGAGCGGCTGGACGCGCTCGGCGTCGGCGGGCCGGTCGCGGCCGTCGGCGACGACCGGTACCTCTTCTTCACCGCCACCCGCGGCACCCCGGCCGACGAGGACGAGTGGTGGACCTCCGCGTTGGACTCGACACCGGACACCATGTCCGAGCACCCGGGCCTGCGCTGGCACTGCCGCGGCTCGTACACGCTGCTGCCGCCGGCCGCGCTGCCGGACGGTTCGGAGGTGCGGTGGCTGCGCGGCCCCGAGCAGTCGCTGCCGGATCCGCTGCGCGTGCTGGACGTGCTCACCGACGCCTGCACCGAGGTCGGCGCGGTCGCCGAGGAGCAGTGGCTGATCGGCTGA
- a CDS encoding PadR family transcriptional regulator, which yields MPGMSEEVFEGRPAFGPFGGPGGRPMGPPPFGPPFGGRGHGFGGHGGRGHGRGRGGRARRGDVRASLLALLKERPMHGYEMITEIGERTGGAWRPSPGSVYPTLQLLEEEGLVRAQEVSGKRLFELTEKGREEAEAGAQSPWDEAGRGVDWEAIQEVGAALGAVDNAVRQVMATGTEAQRAKGLAVLAEAKKKLYLILAEEA from the coding sequence ATGCCCGGGATGTCGGAGGAGGTGTTCGAGGGCCGCCCGGCGTTCGGGCCGTTCGGTGGGCCGGGTGGCCGGCCGATGGGGCCGCCGCCGTTCGGGCCGCCGTTCGGTGGCCGGGGGCACGGTTTCGGCGGCCACGGTGGCCGGGGCCACGGGCGCGGCCGGGGCGGCCGGGCGCGTCGCGGGGACGTCCGTGCCTCGCTGCTCGCCCTGCTGAAGGAGCGGCCGATGCACGGCTACGAGATGATCACCGAGATCGGTGAGCGGACCGGTGGGGCCTGGCGGCCGAGCCCGGGGTCGGTGTACCCGACGCTGCAGCTGCTGGAGGAGGAGGGGCTCGTCCGGGCTCAGGAGGTCTCCGGGAAGCGCCTGTTCGAGCTGACCGAGAAGGGGCGCGAGGAGGCGGAAGCCGGCGCCCAGTCCCCGTGGGACGAGGCCGGCCGGGGCGTCGACTGGGAGGCGATCCAGGAGGTCGGCGCGGCGCTCGGCGCGGTCGACAACGCGGTGCGCCAGGTGATGGCGACCGGTACGGAGGCGCAGCGGGCGAAGGGCCTGGCGGTGCTCGCCGAGGCCAAGAAGAAGCTGTACCTGATCCTCGCCGAGGAGGCGTGA
- a CDS encoding VOC family protein, which yields MDFVSIRIITDDVARLVDFYERATGARANWSTEDFAELRTAGGTLAIGSTRTVALFAPGCARPADNNTVIIEFLVPDVDGVYRDLGDSVADFVTEPTTMPWGNRSLLLRDPDGNLVNFFTPVTPAAIEKFAR from the coding sequence ATGGACTTCGTTTCGATCCGGATCATCACCGACGACGTCGCACGCCTCGTGGACTTCTACGAGCGAGCCACCGGAGCGCGGGCGAACTGGTCCACCGAGGACTTCGCCGAACTCCGGACCGCCGGCGGAACCCTCGCGATCGGCAGCACCCGCACCGTGGCGCTGTTCGCGCCCGGCTGCGCCCGTCCGGCCGACAACAACACGGTGATCATCGAGTTCCTCGTCCCCGACGTGGACGGGGTGTACCGGGACCTGGGCGATTCCGTCGCCGACTTCGTGACCGAGCCCACCACGATGCCCTGGGGCAACCGGTCGCTCCTGCTCCGTGACCCGGACGGCAACCTCGTCAACTTCTTCACCCCTGTCACGCCGGCGGCCATCGAGAAGTTCGCTCGCTGA
- a CDS encoding YafY family protein — MARPTSRVLTLLELLQSGGIRTVAELADRLGVDGRTVRRYVDHLVDLDIPVEAVRGRYGGYRLAPGYRLPPLMLNDDEALAVLLGLVAGRRTGLLTAAETAGETAAAKIRRALPERLARRLEAVMESLAFTAAPGESATPETGVLLAVADAVRHRRPISIRYTTRDGRRSERTLHPYGIVTHEGRWYVTGTDPGVGQDRTFRLDRIADARTLPGSFEPPAGLDPAHRVLSGLAQAAYRHEVTLRIHGTVEQIRARLPASVASVTEPAPAEDTDPNAERWLHVELRAERLDWLPPVLASLDRPFVIEQPDELRDLVIALADRLAASAHQA; from the coding sequence ATGGCTCGACCTACCAGTCGCGTGCTCACCCTTCTGGAACTCCTGCAGTCGGGCGGCATCAGAACGGTGGCGGAACTCGCCGACCGGCTCGGCGTCGACGGGCGCACCGTGCGGCGGTACGTGGACCACCTGGTCGACCTCGACATCCCCGTCGAGGCGGTCCGTGGCCGCTACGGCGGATACCGGCTCGCCCCCGGCTACCGCTTGCCCCCGCTCATGCTCAACGACGACGAGGCGCTCGCCGTGCTGCTCGGCCTCGTCGCCGGCCGCAGGACGGGGTTGCTGACGGCGGCCGAAACCGCGGGCGAGACGGCGGCGGCCAAGATCCGCCGGGCGCTGCCCGAACGTCTGGCGCGTCGCCTCGAGGCCGTCATGGAATCACTCGCCTTCACGGCTGCGCCCGGCGAGTCGGCCACCCCGGAGACGGGGGTTCTGCTCGCTGTCGCCGATGCGGTGCGCCATCGCCGCCCGATCTCGATCAGGTACACCACCCGAGACGGCCGACGGAGCGAACGCACTCTGCACCCGTACGGCATCGTCACCCATGAGGGCCGGTGGTACGTCACGGGCACCGATCCCGGGGTCGGCCAGGACCGGACTTTCCGGCTCGATCGCATCGCTGACGCGAGGACCCTGCCGGGCTCGTTCGAGCCGCCCGCCGGGCTCGATCCGGCACACCGCGTCCTGTCAGGGCTCGCCCAGGCCGCCTACCGGCACGAAGTGACGCTGCGGATCCACGGGACGGTCGAACAGATCCGCGCCCGACTGCCCGCCAGCGTCGCGAGCGTGACGGAGCCCGCCCCCGCGGAAGACACGGATCCGAACGCCGAGCGTTGGCTCCACGTCGAGCTGAGAGCGGAGCGGCTCGACTGGTTGCCTCCTGTACTCGCCTCGCTCGACCGGCCGTTCGTCATCGAGCAACCGGACGAGCTCCGAGACCTCGTCATCGCGCTCGCCGACCGGCTCGCAGCCTCTGCCCACCAAGCCTGA
- a CDS encoding MerR family transcriptional regulator — protein MREAATGPGQWPTAEVARMAGITARTLRHYDRIGLLPPARVAPNGYRYYGEQQLLRLQQILVLRALGVGLPEIGRILTDQVDELAALRGHHRRLLAERDRLDALAATVARTIAELDRSRKDGTPMTMINRPENLFEGVQPAVYRASLSDFPELAEAVEQRTAAMDPAEVEAGQRERTALMIRLAEHLAAGSPADADGVQAEIDGQYRSLAALRAVGAEEFRAIGRSCVDNEQWRAAYESIAPGLAAYQRDAIEAYASQRLT, from the coding sequence ATGAGGGAGGCCGCGACCGGCCCGGGCCAGTGGCCGACCGCGGAGGTCGCCAGGATGGCGGGGATCACCGCCCGCACCCTGCGGCACTACGACCGGATCGGCCTGCTGCCACCCGCACGGGTCGCCCCCAACGGCTACCGCTACTACGGCGAGCAGCAGCTCCTGCGCCTCCAGCAGATCCTCGTGCTGCGGGCGCTGGGCGTCGGGCTCCCCGAGATCGGCCGGATCCTCACCGACCAGGTCGACGAACTGGCCGCGCTCCGCGGCCACCACCGCCGACTACTCGCCGAACGGGACCGGCTCGACGCGCTCGCCGCCACCGTCGCCCGAACGATCGCCGAACTGGACCGCTCCAGGAAGGACGGCACCCCCATGACCATGATCAACCGCCCGGAGAACCTCTTCGAGGGCGTGCAGCCCGCCGTGTACCGCGCAAGCCTGAGCGACTTCCCCGAACTGGCCGAGGCAGTCGAGCAGCGGACCGCCGCGATGGACCCGGCCGAGGTCGAGGCCGGTCAGCGCGAGCGCACCGCCCTGATGATCCGGCTCGCCGAACACCTCGCCGCCGGCTCCCCCGCCGACGCCGACGGCGTCCAGGCCGAGATCGACGGCCAGTACCGCTCACTGGCCGCGCTGCGTGCCGTCGGCGCCGAGGAGTTCCGCGCCATCGGGCGTTCCTGCGTCGACAACGAGCAGTGGCGCGCCGCGTACGAATCCATCGCCCCCGGGCTCGCCGCCTACCAGCGCGACGCCATCGAGGCGTACGCGTCGCAGCGGCTCACCTGA
- a CDS encoding AIM24 family protein — translation MQSTLLDHTAVADTERFALQNPQLLRVLLDGGKDVLARSGAMVAHVGKVSFVGWGPSGSRGNRNNRGQRQAPDVLDLMRCSGTGTVYLANLAQHLHILPLADEKLTVTSSYVLALDNELGWRTVSIENGELITGVGNRSLEFSGTGTLVLMTSDRPLVLPVRPGEYVYGDADAVVGWSSGLEVQLQAQSSNTEAWRRRGTATEGWELAFTGSGYVIVQPSELLKPQRVPFR, via the coding sequence GTGCAGAGCACCCTTCTCGACCACACGGCCGTCGCCGACACCGAGCGCTTCGCCCTGCAGAACCCGCAGCTGCTGCGGGTCCTGCTGGACGGCGGCAAGGACGTGCTGGCCCGCAGCGGTGCGATGGTCGCCCACGTCGGCAAGGTCTCCTTCGTCGGCTGGGGCCCGTCCGGCAGCCGCGGCAACCGCAACAACCGCGGCCAGCGGCAGGCCCCGGACGTCCTGGACCTGATGCGCTGCTCCGGCACCGGCACGGTCTACCTGGCGAACCTGGCCCAGCACCTGCACATCCTGCCGCTGGCCGACGAGAAGCTGACCGTGACCAGCAGCTACGTGCTGGCCCTGGACAACGAGCTCGGCTGGCGCACCGTCAGCATCGAGAACGGCGAGCTGATCACCGGGGTGGGCAACCGCAGCCTGGAGTTCTCCGGGACGGGCACCCTGGTGCTGATGACCTCCGACCGGCCGCTGGTGCTGCCGGTCCGCCCCGGCGAGTACGTCTACGGCGACGCGGACGCGGTGGTCGGCTGGTCGTCCGGGCTGGAGGTGCAGCTCCAGGCGCAGAGCAGCAACACCGAGGCGTGGCGCCGCCGGGGCACCGCGACCGAGGGCTGGGAGCTGGCGTTCACCGGCTCCGGCTACGTGATCGTCCAGCCGAGCGAGTTGCTGAAGCCCCAGCGGGTCCCCTTCCGCTGA
- a CDS encoding AIM24 family protein, with translation MQAQYLAGGGLEQYQAAPTGARMANHGAAMCRVQLAEGQDVYAKPGAMIAYDGYLRYEPVSQTFRRALGEWASGERTPLLRWAGDGALYLADMGADVLNLQLADEALSINGSHLLAMDATLQCAVEKVKGPAMLAGTGLYNVTVRGSGWVSVTSRGVPVVLDCAEAETFVDPDALVAWTTGLEVKARRSMKVGALVGRGSGEAVQLGFRGAGFVVVQPSEDTSDRLKIRG, from the coding sequence ATGCAGGCGCAGTACCTCGCGGGCGGCGGACTGGAGCAGTACCAGGCGGCGCCGACCGGGGCCCGGATGGCCAACCACGGCGCGGCGATGTGCCGCGTGCAGCTGGCGGAGGGCCAGGACGTCTACGCCAAGCCCGGCGCGATGATCGCGTACGACGGCTACCTGCGGTACGAGCCGGTGTCGCAGACCTTCCGGCGGGCGCTCGGCGAGTGGGCCTCGGGCGAGCGCACGCCGCTGCTGCGCTGGGCCGGTGACGGCGCGCTGTACCTCGCCGACATGGGGGCGGACGTGTTGAACCTGCAGCTCGCCGACGAGGCGCTGTCGATCAACGGTTCGCACCTGCTGGCGATGGACGCCACGCTGCAGTGCGCGGTGGAGAAGGTGAAGGGCCCGGCGATGCTCGCCGGGACCGGTCTGTACAACGTCACGGTCCGGGGCTCCGGCTGGGTGTCCGTCACCTCCCGCGGCGTGCCGGTGGTGCTGGACTGCGCGGAGGCCGAGACCTTCGTCGACCCGGACGCGCTGGTTGCCTGGACCACCGGGCTGGAGGTCAAGGCGCGCCGCAGCATGAAGGTCGGCGCCCTGGTCGGCCGCGGCAGTGGCGAGGCGGTGCAGCTCGGCTTCCGGGGTGCCGGCTTCGTGGTGGTCCAACCCAGCGAGGACACCTCCGACCGTCTGAAGATCCGAGGCTGA